The Trichoplusia ni isolate ovarian cell line Hi5 chromosome 25, tn1, whole genome shotgun sequence genome includes a region encoding these proteins:
- the LOC113505336 gene encoding dnaJ homolog subfamily C member 21, with product MKCHYEVLCVPKEASASEIKKSYRRLALQWHPDKNLENLVEAKEQFQLVQNAYEVLSDPQERAWYDNHREQLLRGAGSSYNDDSLDVYPYFSPSCYKGFADDPQGFYGVYTEVFSKLASEEAEFLDDPEEVAKIPKFGNSATPYEDVHEFYAYWMSFSTNKSYVWLDQYEISQGDNRRVIKLMEKENNKIRQKARKERNEEIRRLVSFVRRKDKRVIEHTKLLQEKAEENKRKAEQVRRERIIQRQKEIEEAKKKEGESSFLQSEDYHKKLSEIESLLAEEFGLSSDDDTISEGGMESSNEESSKTEEASEASKATAKSSTKSKAIKNLYCSACNKLFKNIKSFENHEKSKKHKENVSNMTLDDDIGISENEEDVEDDADDVNEVKDEGDKVNGEKEGEGDHMGNSTSDIDNETCRDTPSDDSDKVQALPKSHKKKKNKKKFVPMPESEGNDSHDEMSFNEIEGPSRSRKAKKFNMLKSQIQAKKEANLKKGSQSQTSTENLYEVSSTTPTDDALGEAALPRDRPALPKTQRNIKPKKTVERKPVRNKTSETEDSSTALTLRCAVCQTDFPSKNKLFEHLKKTGHSVPLPPTNFGPQPRKGKKANR from the exons ATGAAGTGCCACTACGAAGTATTGTGCGTGCCGAAAGAAGCGAGCGcctcagaaataaaaaaatcttaccgGCGACTTGCGCTGCAATGGCATCCGGATAAAAACTTGGAAAATTTGGTAGAGGCTAAAGAACAGTTTCAACTTGTGCAGAATGCATATGAAGTGCTTTCTGATCCGCAAGAGAGAGCTTG gtatgACAATCACAGAGAGCAACTATTACGCGGAGCAGGTAGTTCCTACAATGATGACAGTCTTGATGTTTATCCTTACTTTAGTCCGTCCTGTTATAAAGGCTTTGCCGATGACCCTCAAGGATTCTATGGAGTTTACACTgag GTATTCTCCAAATTGGCATCGGAGGAGGCAGAGTTTCTTGATGATCCAGAAGAAGTTGCCAAAATACCTAAATTTGGCAACTCTGCTACACCATATGAAGATGTACATGAGTTCTATGCATATTGGATGTCATTCTCaactaataaaa GTTATGTGTGGCTAGACCAGTATGAGATATCACAGGGGGACAACAGGAGAGTAATCAAATTGATggagaaagaaaataataagattaGACAGAAAGCTCGCAAAGAGAGGAATGAAGAGATCAGGAGACTTGTCAGCTTTGTGCGGAGGAAGGACAAGAGAGTTATAGAGCATACCAAGCTGTTGCAGGAGAAGGCTGAGGAGAATAAACGAAAG GCTGAACAAGTAAGAAGAGAAAGGATCATACAAAGGCAGAAGGAAATAGAAGAAGCTAAAAAGAAGGAAGGCGAAAGCTCCTTTTTACAAAGTGAAGACTATCACAAGAAACTAAGTGAAATTGAATCTCTTCTCGCTGAGGAGTTTGGCTTATCATCAGATGATGACACAATCAGTGAAGGAGGGATGGAAAGCAGTAATGAAGAAAGTTCTAAGACTGAAGAG GCAAGTGAAGCTTCAAAGGCAACAGCGAAATCTTCAACAAAGTCCAAGGCAATCAAGAACCTTTACTGTTCAGCTTGTAATAAACTATTCAAGAATATCAAATCATTTGAAAACCATGAGAAAAGTAAGAAACACAAAGAAAATGTCTCCAATATGACACTAGATGATGATATTGGCATATCTGAGAATGAAGAAGATGTCGAGGATGATGCAGACGATGTGAATGAAGTCAAAGACGAAGGTGATAAAGTGAATGGTGAGAAGGAAGGTGAAGGTGATCATATGGGAAACTCAACATCTGATATTGATAATGAAACCTGCAGAGACACACCAAGTGATGACTCTGATAAAGTACAG GCTCTTCCCAAAagtcataaaaagaaaaagaacaaaaagaaGTTTGTTCCAATGCCAGAGAGTGAAGGCAATGACAGTCATGATGAAAtgagttttaatgaaatagaaGGCCCGTCTCGTAGCAGAAAAGCAAAGAAATTCAATATGTTAAAGAGTCAAATTCAGGCCAAGAAAGAGGCCAATTTAAAGAAGGGGTCCCAGTCTCAAACATCTACTGAGAATTTATATGAAGTATCCAGTACTACACCTACTGATGATGCTTTAGGAGAAGCAGCTCTACCTAGAGACAGGCCAGCTCTGCCCAAGACACAGAGGAATATCAAACCAAAGAAAACAGTAGAGAGGAAGCCAGTGAGGAATAAAACAAGTGAAACTGAAGATTCAAGCACAGCCTTGACCTTGAGATGTGCAGTCTGTCAAACAGATTTCCCATCAAAGAATAAACtatttgaacatttaaaaaagacaGGGCACTCTGTGCCACTTCCTCCGACTAACTTCGGTCCACAACCTAGGAAAGGTAAGAAAGCTAATAGGTAA
- the LOC113505399 gene encoding MORN repeat-containing protein 5-like isoform X2, with amino-acid sequence MRGFRRQKPSASPPPPPRQSAARQQSSASGYNEKRVSQWEDLMRKFCEAHKEQCKTASLDMPRAHRSVKNLPTGSRYGGQWDVLGMSGYGTYTFPNGVIYEGDFDDGMFHGKGELQYDDGAVLKGNWKKGVMEEKTLLFSDSLEYKEEFWKYCVAPDRRFAIEYDIDVMPAGKSFLTAEQPTKVIPPGYYDSGDGFYCPKTKCVYKYDDLSAVMRSPSIREQKWIVDNCRVSPEEPLGPRPDLYERWSEPVLNPAPPPPPAAGVRSTVTTFRQMSIFDTEFDPSDTHLNFYDCTRRHSDSDGRSDLIPQCALTLDELKKKFK; translated from the exons ATGAGAGGATTCA GAAGACAAAAACCGTCCGCGTCGCCACCGCCACCGCCACGACAATCAGCAGCCAGACAACAAAGTTCAGCATCTGG ATATAATGAGAAACGTGTTTCACAATGGGAGGACCTCATGAGGAAGTTTTGTGAAGCACATAAGGAGCAATGCAA GACAGCATCACTGGACATGCCAAGGGCCCATCGTTCGGTCAAGAACTTGCCAACTGGCTCACGGTACGGAGGTCAGTGGGATGTACTCGGCATGAGCGGTTATGGAACCTACACATTCCCTAATG GAGTTATCTACGAAGGGGATTTCGATGACGGGATGTTTCACGGTAAAGGGGAACTTCAATATGACGACGGAGCGGTGTTAAAGGGAAATTGGAAAAAGGGGGTAATGGAAGAAAAGACACTCCTGTTTTCAGACAGTCTTGAATATAAGGAGGAGTTTTGGAAGTACTGTGTAGCACCCGATAGGAG ATTCGCCATAGAATATGATATAGACGTGATGCCGGCCGGTAAGTCGTTTCTAACAGCCGAGCAGCCGACGAAGGTCATCCCTCCGGGGTACTACGACAGCGGGGACGGGTTTTATTGTCCCAAAACGAAGTGCGTCTACAAGTATGATGATCTGTCAGCTGTTATGag ATCGCCGTCGATACGTGAACAGAAGTGGATAGTGGACAACTGTCGCGTTAGCCCCGAGGAGCCGCTTGGCCCTCGTCCGGACCTGTACGAGCGCTGGAGCGAGCCCGTGCTCaaccccgcgccgccgccgccgcccgccgccggcgTGCGCTCCACTGTCACTACCTTCCGTCAAATGTCCATATTCGACACGGAGTTTGATCCT TCGGATACGCACCTCAACTTCTATGACTGTACGCGGAGGCATTCGGACTCGGACGGAAG ATCGGACTTAATCCCGCAATGCGCGCTCACGcttgatgaattaaaaaaaaagtttaaataa
- the LOC113505399 gene encoding junctophilin-3-like isoform X1: MRGFRRQKPSASPPPPPRQSAARQQSSASGYNEKRVSQWEDLMRKFCEAHKEQCKTASLDMPRAHRSVKNLPTGSRYGGQWDVLGMSGYGTYTFPNGVIYEGDFDDGMFHGKGELQYDDGAVLKGNWKKGVMEEKTLLFSDSLEYKEEFWKYCVAPDRRFAIEYDIDVMPAGKSFLTAEQPTKVIPPGYYDSGDGFYCPKTKCVYKYDDLSAVMRSPSIREQKWIVDNCRVSPEEPLGPRPDLYERWSEPVLNPAPPPPPAAGVRSTVTTFRQMSIFDTEFDPSDTHLNFYDCTRRHSDSDGRFIEMPAFNFKYPKHHSDDSRPGNMPTKRNSSTLGFHLAIRKGH; encoded by the exons ATGAGAGGATTCA GAAGACAAAAACCGTCCGCGTCGCCACCGCCACCGCCACGACAATCAGCAGCCAGACAACAAAGTTCAGCATCTGG ATATAATGAGAAACGTGTTTCACAATGGGAGGACCTCATGAGGAAGTTTTGTGAAGCACATAAGGAGCAATGCAA GACAGCATCACTGGACATGCCAAGGGCCCATCGTTCGGTCAAGAACTTGCCAACTGGCTCACGGTACGGAGGTCAGTGGGATGTACTCGGCATGAGCGGTTATGGAACCTACACATTCCCTAATG GAGTTATCTACGAAGGGGATTTCGATGACGGGATGTTTCACGGTAAAGGGGAACTTCAATATGACGACGGAGCGGTGTTAAAGGGAAATTGGAAAAAGGGGGTAATGGAAGAAAAGACACTCCTGTTTTCAGACAGTCTTGAATATAAGGAGGAGTTTTGGAAGTACTGTGTAGCACCCGATAGGAG ATTCGCCATAGAATATGATATAGACGTGATGCCGGCCGGTAAGTCGTTTCTAACAGCCGAGCAGCCGACGAAGGTCATCCCTCCGGGGTACTACGACAGCGGGGACGGGTTTTATTGTCCCAAAACGAAGTGCGTCTACAAGTATGATGATCTGTCAGCTGTTATGag ATCGCCGTCGATACGTGAACAGAAGTGGATAGTGGACAACTGTCGCGTTAGCCCCGAGGAGCCGCTTGGCCCTCGTCCGGACCTGTACGAGCGCTGGAGCGAGCCCGTGCTCaaccccgcgccgccgccgccgcccgccgccggcgTGCGCTCCACTGTCACTACCTTCCGTCAAATGTCCATATTCGACACGGAGTTTGATCCT TCGGATACGCACCTCAACTTCTATGACTGTACGCGGAGGCATTCGGACTCGGACGGAAGGTTCATAGAAATGcctgcttttaattttaaatatcctaAACATCACTCAGATGATTCCCGCCCTGGTAATATGCCAACAAAACGAAACTCTTCGACATTAGGATTCCATTTAGCTATAAGAAAGGGACATTGA
- the LOC113505398 gene encoding MORN repeat-containing protein 5-like encodes MTSSRKMSMASNCISEKRISQWEDLMRKFSDSHKTECRTAPLDIPRAPRSTKFFPTGSQYEGTWDILGMSGYGDYVFPNGVEYGGDFEDGMFHGKGELRYQDGAVIRGKFDKGVMTERLLSFTDTLEYNESDWKYCVMPDRRFAIEYDLDVAAAGISYLTADQPTKEIPPGHYDSGDGFYNAKTRSVFKYEDPTRIVRSASEREHKWILENCRRNPDDPLGPRPDLYEKWSEPIDRLQPPPPPAAGPKTNISGFRAQSIFEQDFDFFKGFKFFRTGSSSESSTNTSD; translated from the exons ATGACGTCTTCAAGGAAAATGAGTATGGCATCTAA CTGCATTTCCGAGAAACGGATATCGCAATGGGAAGACCTCATGCGGAAATTTTCTGATTCACACAAGACGGAATGCAG AACAGCTCCTTTGGACATACCTCGAGCGCCACGTTCAACAAAATTCTTCCCAACGGGCTCCCAATACGAAGGAACCTGGGACATTTTGGGAATGAGCGGTTATGGTGACTACGTATTTCCTAATG GAGTTGAATACGGAGGAGACTTTGAAGACGGCATGTTCCATGGCAAAGGCGAGCTACGTTACCAGGACGGTGCAGTCATACGTGGCAAGTTTGATAAAGGGGTCATGACCGAAAGGTTGCTCTCGTTTACTGATACCCTCGAATACAATGAATCGGACTGGAAGTACTGCGTCATGCCCGATAGAAG ATTCGCAATAGAATATGACTTAGACGTCGCGGCGGCTGGCATTTCATACTTAACAGCTGATCAGCCCACGAAGGAGATCCCTCCCGGACATTACGATTCAGGAGACGGGTTTTACAATGCTAAGACTAGAAGTGTTTTTAAGTACGAAGATCCAACAAGGATTGTTCG GTCTGCATCGGAACGCGAACACAAGTGGATATTGGAGAACTGCCGCAGAAACCCTGACGATCCATTAGGGCCGCGTCCTGACCTGTACGAGAAGTGGTCGGAGCCGATAGACCGGCTGCAGCCGCCTCCACCACCGGCCGCTGGACCGAAGACTAATATCTCCGGGTTCAGAGCTCAATCGATCTTCGAACAGGACTttgatttt TTCAAAGGATTCAAATTCTTCCGTACTGGATCATCATCGGAGTCTTCAACAAATACTAGTGACTAA